The following proteins are co-located in the Sulfitobacter guttiformis genome:
- a CDS encoding PhzF family phenazine biosynthesis protein, whose translation MRPLFVLEKDMAFEFDWVDAFTGSVFGGNGCAVVHGGAALSEAVCRAYVRETSLVECTFTGPSDVADIRVRYFLASREIPFAGHPTVATVVAMRRRGMITDGPLVLETAAGLVPVSVQGDYVTMTQNRPEFGATVDAGLVAAVGGLKASDIVHPPQIVSTGLPFCITLVRDRATLARATLDQRALADYATAQGLKITDVMEPFWVCLEGATQDGDTFSRLLMAPPSPPEDPFTGSATGCMAAYLWANDLIKEPIFTAEQGHGLGRAGKARVEVLGPRDEITGVKVSGQGALVMSGLAHLE comes from the coding sequence ATGCGGCCCCTTTTTGTGTTGGAGAAAGATATGGCGTTCGAATTTGACTGGGTAGACGCATTCACCGGTAGTGTCTTTGGTGGCAACGGTTGCGCGGTGGTGCACGGTGGTGCAGCGCTGTCCGAAGCAGTCTGCCGCGCCTATGTCCGCGAGACATCGCTGGTGGAATGTACGTTCACCGGCCCCTCCGATGTAGCCGATATTCGTGTGCGATATTTTCTGGCGAGTCGTGAGATACCCTTTGCCGGTCATCCGACGGTTGCCACCGTTGTTGCGATGCGCCGACGCGGTATGATCACTGACGGGCCATTGGTGCTGGAGACAGCTGCAGGTCTGGTCCCTGTGAGCGTGCAGGGCGATTATGTCACGATGACCCAGAACAGACCCGAATTTGGCGCGACGGTCGATGCGGGGCTGGTAGCGGCTGTGGGCGGGCTTAAGGCTTCTGATATCGTACACCCGCCTCAAATTGTTTCGACTGGATTACCTTTTTGCATCACTTTGGTGCGCGACCGTGCGACACTGGCACGGGCAACACTGGATCAGCGGGCGCTGGCTGATTACGCCACCGCCCAAGGCTTGAAAATCACTGATGTCATGGAGCCATTTTGGGTCTGCCTTGAGGGCGCGACACAGGATGGCGATACATTTAGCCGTCTTCTGATGGCGCCGCCCAGCCCGCCTGAGGATCCATTCACCGGATCTGCAACGGGCTGTATGGCGGCGTATCTGTGGGCAAATGATCTGATCAAAGAGCCGATTTTTACAGCTGAACAGGGGCACGGCTTGGGGCGCGCAGGGAAGGCGCGGGTTGAGGTCCTGGGACCAAGGGACGAAATTACAGGGGTCAAAGTGTCAGGGCAGGGCGCCTTGGTTATGTCGGGGTTGGCCCATCTGGAATAA
- a CDS encoding DUF1150 family protein, with translation MGTTEMTGPADRTVYVKTISVTDLPREVRDQAEGLEQLYAVHNADGQQLALVGDRKLAFDLAREHNYAPVLVH, from the coding sequence ATGGGGACTACAGAAATGACAGGACCGGCGGACCGGACCGTTTACGTCAAGACTATTTCCGTGACTGACCTTCCGCGCGAGGTACGTGATCAGGCCGAAGGTCTGGAACAGCTCTATGCCGTTCACAATGCGGACGGGCAGCAATTGGCACTGGTAGGTGACCGCAAACTTGCGTTCGATCTGGCGCGTGAGCATAACTATGCACCTGTATTGGTGCACTAA
- a CDS encoding Hsp20 family protein: MTKLTLASYPHMLGFEQLERVLERSAKSGNEGYPPFNIEQTSERSYRITLAVAGFGEGDLSITVEDRQLVIRGRQNDDSEGRVFLHRGIAGRQFQRSFVLADGVEVGEALMENGLLHVDLTQAKPETVVQTINIRKG; encoded by the coding sequence ATGACGAAACTAACGCTTGCCTCTTATCCCCATATGTTGGGATTTGAACAGCTGGAGCGGGTGCTGGAACGCAGTGCCAAATCCGGCAATGAGGGCTATCCGCCCTTTAATATCGAACAAACCTCCGAGCGGAGCTACCGCATCACACTTGCTGTGGCCGGTTTTGGGGAAGGTGATTTGTCGATCACTGTAGAGGACCGTCAGTTGGTCATTCGCGGTCGGCAAAATGACGATAGCGAGGGCCGCGTGTTTTTGCACCGCGGAATCGCTGGGCGCCAGTTCCAGCGCAGTTTTGTGTTGGCGGATGGTGTCGAAGTGGGTGAGGCTCTCATGGAGAACGGTCTGCTGCATGTCGACCTGACCCAAGCCAAGCCTGAAACGGTCGTTCAGACCATTAACATTCGTAAGGGGTAA
- a CDS encoding YdcH family protein → MNEPTDLSMKNDEVLRVELEIFRREHRDLDEAIRALSERGVADQLTLQRLKKRKLLLKDRIALIEDRLTPDITA, encoded by the coding sequence ATGAACGAACCAACAGATCTCTCCATGAAAAACGATGAGGTCCTGCGGGTCGAGCTCGAGATTTTTCGCCGCGAGCACCGTGACCTGGACGAGGCCATCCGTGCGCTCAGCGAGCGCGGTGTCGCCGACCAGCTCACCCTGCAACGTCTCAAAAAGCGCAAACTGCTGCTTAAAGACCGAATTGCACTGATCGAAGATCGCCTTACACCGGACATCACTGCCTAA
- the purE gene encoding 5-(carboxyamino)imidazole ribonucleotide mutase, giving the protein MSTPPVGIIMGSQSDWPTLREAATLLDELGIPYEARIVSAHRTPDRLWEYGKTAVDRGLHVIIAGAGGAAHLPGMMASKTRVPVIGVPVLTKALSGVDSLYSILQMPKGFPVATMAIGAPGAANAALMAAGILALNDPALAVRLDAWRAALSASIPESPTDD; this is encoded by the coding sequence ATGAGCACTCCACCCGTTGGCATCATCATGGGTTCCCAGTCGGACTGGCCCACCCTGCGCGAAGCAGCGACCCTGCTTGACGAGCTTGGCATCCCCTACGAAGCGCGAATCGTCTCTGCGCACCGCACCCCCGACCGGTTGTGGGAATACGGAAAAACAGCAGTGGATCGTGGCCTGCACGTGATCATCGCAGGAGCCGGCGGGGCGGCGCATTTGCCAGGCATGATGGCTTCCAAAACCCGCGTGCCGGTGATTGGCGTACCCGTGCTGACCAAAGCGCTGTCGGGTGTCGACAGCCTCTATTCCATTTTGCAAATGCCCAAAGGCTTCCCTGTCGCGACCATGGCCATCGGTGCACCCGGCGCTGCGAATGCCGCGCTCATGGCGGCGGGCATTCTCGCGCTCAACGATCCCGCACTTGCCGTGCGCCTCGATGCGTGGCGCGCTGCCCTTTCCGCCTCTATACCCGAAAGCCCGACTGATGACTGA